A single window of Pseudoduganella plicata DNA harbors:
- a CDS encoding OsmC family protein, whose product MKTHGSAVWSGGIKDGKGAISSHSGALKEYPYGFASRFEGKPGTNPEELIGAAHAGCFTMALSLILGEAGLTAEQMNTTAEVTLDKLDDGFAITAVHLTLEAKIPGADDAKFQELAGKAKAGCPVSKLLNTKITLDAKLVQ is encoded by the coding sequence ATGAAAACCCACGGTTCGGCCGTCTGGTCCGGCGGCATCAAGGATGGCAAAGGCGCCATCAGCAGCCACAGCGGTGCACTCAAGGAATACCCCTACGGCTTCGCCAGCCGCTTCGAAGGCAAGCCGGGCACCAATCCCGAAGAGCTGATCGGCGCGGCCCACGCCGGCTGCTTCACGATGGCACTGTCGCTCATCCTCGGCGAAGCAGGCCTGACGGCGGAGCAGATGAACACGACAGCGGAAGTCACGCTGGACAAGCTCGACGACGGCTTCGCCATCACGGCCGTGCACCTGACGCTGGAAGCAAAGATCCCCGGCGCGGACGACGCGAAGTTCCAGGAGCTGGCCGGCAAGGCGAAAGCAGGTTGCCCGGTGTCGAAGCTGCTGAACACGAAGATCACGCTGGACGCGAAGCTGGTGCAGTAA
- a CDS encoding SMP-30/gluconolactonase/LRE family protein: MTASNSAASTGLIPDCIWPLAAELGEGPLWHAAEQRLYFVNLVGNALHAVDADGGRHTWQLPTYVCWLLPRKDGDGFMAGLRDGIVRLWLVPELRIEYLHRPLEHGDLRFNDAKVDAAGRIWAGTMNAADVSRPHGKLFRLDPDGGLRTALTEYHICNGPTFSLDGRTMYHNDSFLDRTYAYDVNADGGLDNPRLWRQFGAGEGSPDGMTVDSEDCVWIAQWGGARVCRYSPAGELLTTIAMPVAQPSSVAFGGPDLKTLYITSAWQGYDDACRAADPQAGALFSVRVDVPGVPAAQFG; the protein is encoded by the coding sequence GTGACCGCATCGAATTCCGCCGCATCGACCGGGTTGATTCCCGACTGCATCTGGCCGCTGGCCGCCGAACTGGGCGAAGGCCCGTTATGGCACGCCGCCGAGCAGCGCCTGTATTTCGTCAACCTGGTCGGCAATGCGCTGCATGCCGTCGACGCGGATGGCGGCCGCCACACGTGGCAGCTGCCGACGTATGTGTGCTGGCTGCTCCCGCGCAAGGACGGCGATGGTTTCATGGCCGGCCTGCGCGACGGAATCGTCCGGCTGTGGCTGGTGCCGGAGTTGCGCATCGAATATCTGCATCGCCCGCTCGAGCATGGCGACCTGCGCTTCAACGATGCCAAGGTTGACGCGGCCGGACGCATCTGGGCCGGCACGATGAACGCGGCGGACGTCAGCCGTCCGCACGGCAAACTGTTCCGCCTCGATCCGGACGGCGGCCTGCGCACGGCGCTGACGGAATACCACATCTGCAACGGCCCCACGTTCAGCCTGGACGGCCGCACGATGTACCACAACGACAGCTTCCTGGACCGGACCTACGCCTACGACGTCAACGCCGACGGCGGCCTGGACAACCCGCGCCTGTGGCGCCAGTTCGGTGCGGGCGAAGGATCGCCGGACGGCATGACGGTGGACAGCGAGGACTGCGTCTGGATCGCCCAATGGGGCGGCGCCCGCGTCTGCCGCTACAGCCCCGCCGGCGAGCTGCTCACGACCATCGCGATGCCGGTGGCGCAGCCGTCGTCCGTCGCGTTTGGCGGACCGGACCTGAAGACGCTGTACATCACCAGCGCGTGGCAAGGCTATGACGACGCATGCCGCGCGGCCGATCCGCAGGCCGGTGCGTTGTTCTCGGTACGGGTGGACGTGCCGGGCGTGCCCGCTGCCCAGTTCGGTTGA
- a CDS encoding EAL domain-containing protein, whose product MATILIVDDRPTNREYLLTLLGFTPHELLEAVDGAQALDLCIRHRPDLVITDILMPTMDGYEFVQRLRATPDIERTPVIFFSATYSMPELRAMAASCGVRSVLPKPADPQSILDAVTLELGDARQPLTVPDEVVQAVAPAARAAVTPSQAPGTVERMASLHELSLRLNGQRDAATMAMLFCAAAARILQADIVALCLLDTNEGSVQHIETRGIDPALLTPWLLDRSAFPGQLMKGGGIVRSCRTSGDMPALPAGHPQVGNLMGLAVRDQYHLYGWLYVAGRRHEPCFDETDEQFVRMLAAQLAVAYENMNLYEVIQRHAAQLQMEVSARRTADTALRASEARYRAMTQSAPDAIIGSDDEERVVQFNRAAETMFGYTEAEMLGRPITLLLAERSLPEHRERVARYRQSRERSYSGRIVELYVKRKNGEEFTADMALSAANVDGVPIFTTILRDTTARRALEERLRLAAQVFDSTQESITMTDAQANIIAVNRAYEQITGYQEGEVLGQNPRVLRSGRHDAAFYRAIWQSLETQGQWRGEIWNRRKNGEVYPERISINAVRDQREQVCAYVSVSSDISALKEAHTQLDFLSNHHPLTQLPNRNLLNDRLQLALDAAAHSGRQVALLLFDIDRLQRINDALGHEVGDALLQELARRVSTVVTPGDTLAHLGADEFALLLTTAPEVDDVIVTTRKLMDQVAQPVQLAGQDLYVTASVGISMYPRDGTTASALLIGADVALSHVKESGRNSFHFYTGEMNAHALRWMSLEVHLRHAIERSELQLYYQPQVALVDGKVSGMEALLRWNSAQLGMVPPGDFIPLAEDSGLILPIGNWVIEEACRQNKAWQQAGLPPMTVAVNVSARQFAAGTVPAVVRAALARTGLAPRYLEVELTESVMMHDAEQVQAQLNELSALGVSVSLDDFGTGYSSLGYLSRFRLDKLKIDQTFVRNITSDPRSAAIARATTALAHGLNLVVVAEGVETLGQLAFLRNMGCDKIQGYLFSRPLPPNELATLLRERRCLASPDMPPRPARTLLLVDDEPGVLRSLQRMFRREGYQVLAAGSAEEALELLATHDVHVILSDQRMAGMNGTEFLARARELYPHTVRMILSGYADLASVTEAVNRGAISKFLSKPWDDDELLQVVRMAFRQAERDAGERAGQTA is encoded by the coding sequence ATGGCCACCATTCTGATCGTCGACGACCGACCCACCAACCGCGAATACCTGCTGACCTTGCTCGGCTTCACGCCGCACGAGCTGCTTGAAGCGGTGGACGGCGCGCAGGCTCTCGACCTGTGCATCCGGCACCGCCCCGATCTCGTCATCACCGATATCCTCATGCCCACGATGGACGGGTACGAATTCGTCCAGCGCCTGCGCGCCACGCCGGACATCGAGCGCACGCCCGTTATTTTCTTTTCCGCCACCTATTCGATGCCGGAGCTGCGCGCCATGGCTGCCAGCTGCGGCGTGCGCAGCGTGCTGCCCAAGCCGGCCGACCCGCAATCGATCCTGGATGCCGTCACCCTGGAGCTGGGCGATGCGCGCCAGCCCCTGACGGTCCCGGACGAAGTGGTCCAGGCCGTGGCGCCCGCGGCGCGGGCGGCGGTAACCCCATCCCAGGCGCCGGGCACCGTCGAGCGCATGGCGTCCCTGCACGAACTGAGCCTGCGCCTGAACGGGCAACGCGACGCGGCCACCATGGCGATGTTGTTCTGCGCGGCCGCGGCGCGCATCCTGCAGGCCGATATCGTCGCGCTGTGCCTGCTCGATACCAACGAAGGATCCGTCCAGCATATCGAAACGCGCGGCATCGACCCGGCACTGCTGACACCATGGCTGCTGGACCGCAGCGCCTTTCCGGGCCAGCTGATGAAGGGCGGCGGCATCGTGCGCAGTTGCCGCACGAGCGGCGACATGCCGGCCCTGCCCGCCGGCCACCCGCAAGTGGGCAACCTGATGGGCCTGGCCGTACGCGACCAGTACCACCTGTACGGGTGGCTCTACGTGGCAGGCCGCCGCCACGAGCCGTGCTTCGACGAAACGGACGAGCAGTTCGTCCGCATGCTGGCGGCCCAGCTGGCCGTCGCGTACGAAAACATGAATCTGTACGAGGTCATCCAGCGCCACGCGGCACAGCTGCAAATGGAGGTGTCGGCGCGGCGCACGGCCGACACCGCCCTGCGCGCCAGCGAAGCCCGCTACCGGGCGATGACGCAGTCGGCGCCGGACGCCATCATCGGCTCGGACGACGAGGAACGCGTCGTGCAGTTCAACCGGGCGGCGGAAACGATGTTCGGCTACACGGAAGCGGAAATGCTGGGGCGCCCCATCACGTTGCTGCTGGCGGAGCGATCGCTGCCCGAACACCGCGAGCGGGTGGCCCGCTACCGCCAGAGCCGGGAACGCTCCTACAGCGGCCGGATCGTCGAGCTGTACGTGAAGCGCAAGAACGGCGAGGAGTTCACGGCTGACATGGCACTGTCTGCGGCCAATGTGGACGGTGTCCCCATCTTCACGACGATCCTGCGCGACACGACCGCCCGGCGCGCGCTGGAAGAACGGCTGCGCCTGGCCGCCCAGGTATTCGACAGCACGCAGGAAAGCATCACGATGACCGATGCCCAGGCCAATATCATTGCCGTCAACCGGGCCTACGAACAGATTACGGGCTACCAGGAAGGCGAAGTGCTGGGCCAGAATCCGCGCGTGCTGCGCTCCGGCCGCCACGATGCCGCGTTCTACCGGGCTATCTGGCAGAGCCTGGAAACGCAGGGCCAGTGGCGCGGCGAGATCTGGAACCGGCGCAAGAACGGCGAGGTGTACCCGGAGCGCATCAGCATCAATGCGGTGCGCGACCAGCGCGAGCAGGTCTGTGCCTACGTGTCCGTTTCCAGCGATATCAGCGCGCTCAAGGAAGCGCATACGCAGCTCGACTTCCTCAGCAACCACCATCCGCTGACCCAGCTGCCCAACCGCAACCTGCTCAATGACCGGCTGCAGCTGGCGCTGGACGCAGCCGCCCACAGCGGCCGCCAGGTCGCCCTGCTGCTGTTCGACATCGACCGGCTGCAGCGCATCAACGATGCCCTCGGCCACGAGGTGGGCGACGCGCTGCTGCAGGAACTGGCGCGGCGCGTCAGCACCGTCGTCACGCCGGGCGACACGCTGGCGCACCTTGGTGCCGACGAATTCGCTTTACTGCTGACCACGGCGCCCGAGGTGGACGACGTCATCGTCACGACGCGCAAGCTGATGGACCAGGTCGCCCAGCCCGTGCAGCTGGCCGGCCAGGACCTGTACGTGACGGCCAGCGTGGGTATCAGCATGTACCCGCGCGACGGCACCACGGCCAGCGCGCTGCTGATCGGCGCGGACGTGGCGCTGTCGCACGTCAAGGAGAGCGGCCGCAACAGCTTCCATTTCTATACGGGCGAGATGAACGCCCATGCGTTGCGCTGGATGTCGCTGGAGGTGCACCTGCGCCATGCCATCGAGCGCAGCGAGCTGCAACTGTACTATCAGCCGCAGGTAGCGCTGGTGGACGGCAAGGTCAGCGGCATGGAGGCGCTGCTGCGCTGGAACAGCGCCCAGCTGGGCATGGTACCGCCGGGCGACTTCATTCCACTGGCCGAGGACAGCGGCCTGATCCTGCCAATCGGCAACTGGGTCATCGAGGAGGCATGCCGGCAGAACAAGGCGTGGCAGCAGGCTGGGCTGCCGCCGATGACGGTTGCCGTCAACGTGTCGGCGCGCCAGTTTGCCGCGGGCACGGTGCCGGCCGTCGTGCGGGCCGCACTGGCCCGGACGGGTCTGGCGCCGCGCTACCTGGAAGTGGAGCTGACGGAGTCCGTCATGATGCACGACGCCGAGCAGGTGCAGGCGCAGCTGAACGAGCTGTCGGCGCTGGGCGTGTCCGTATCACTGGACGACTTCGGCACAGGCTATTCGTCGCTGGGCTACCTGTCGCGCTTCCGGCTGGACAAGCTGAAGATCGACCAGACCTTTGTGCGCAATATCACGAGCGACCCGCGCAGCGCCGCCATCGCCCGCGCCACCACGGCGCTGGCGCACGGGCTGAACCTTGTCGTCGTCGCGGAAGGCGTGGAAACGCTGGGCCAACTGGCTTTCCTGCGCAATATGGGCTGCGACAAGATCCAGGGCTACCTGTTCAGCCGCCCCCTGCCACCCAACGAACTGGCCACGCTCCTGCGGGAACGGCGCTGCCTCGCATCGCCGGACATGCCGCCCCGGCCCGCCCGTACGTTGCTGCTGGTGGACGACGAGCCCGGCGTGCTGCGCTCGCTGCAACGGATGTTCCGGCGTGAGGGCTACCAGGTGCTGGCCGCCGGCAGTGCCGAAGAAGCGCTGGAGCTGCTGGCAACGCACGACGTGCACGTGATCCTGTCCGACCAGCGCATGGCCGGCATGAACGGCACCGAGTTCCTGGCCCGTGCCCGCGAACTGTATCCGCACACGGTGCGCATGATCCTGTCCGGCTACGCCGACCTGGCCAGCGTGACGGAAGCGGTCAACCGGGGTGCCATCAGCAAGTTCCTCAGCAAACCGTGGGACGACGACGAATTGCTGCAGGTCGTGCGCATGGCGTTCCGACAGGCCGAACGCGACGCTGGCGAGCGGGCCGGGCAGACGGCGTAA
- the ribBA gene encoding bifunctional 3,4-dihydroxy-2-butanone-4-phosphate synthase/GTP cyclohydrolase II produces MSISSTEEIVAELRAGRMVILVDEEDRENEGDLVLAADFVTPEAINFMIRHARGLVCLTLAEEIVDRLELPLMATRNGTSFGTNFTVSIEAAEGVTTGISAADRARTIQVAVAKNAKPDDLVQPGHIFPLRAVKGGVLMRAGHTEAGCDLTAMAGLTPASVICEIVKDDGTMARLPDLLEFGKEHNLKIGTIADLIHYRSQKECMVERVAERTVQTAYGELRMIAWRDTPSGSAHLALVHGEVDPVRESLVRVHQPVSILDLLETGSTTHSWNVAASLKAIKAADHGVMVLLNCGETADQLFGQLEALNKPETKPQGRAASMDLRSYGIGAQILRALGVRRMKLLASPRKMPSMTGFDLEVTGYLAKPEA; encoded by the coding sequence ATGTCTATCTCCAGCACCGAAGAAATCGTCGCCGAGCTGCGCGCCGGCCGCATGGTGATCCTGGTCGACGAGGAAGACCGCGAGAACGAGGGCGACCTGGTGCTGGCTGCCGATTTCGTCACGCCCGAAGCCATCAACTTCATGATCCGCCACGCTCGCGGCCTCGTCTGCCTGACCCTGGCGGAGGAGATCGTGGACCGGCTCGAACTGCCGCTGATGGCCACCCGCAACGGCACTTCGTTCGGCACCAACTTCACGGTGTCGATCGAAGCGGCCGAAGGCGTGACGACCGGCATCTCGGCGGCGGACCGTGCCCGCACGATCCAGGTGGCCGTGGCGAAAAATGCAAAACCGGACGATCTGGTGCAGCCTGGCCACATCTTCCCGCTGCGCGCCGTCAAGGGCGGCGTGCTGATGCGCGCGGGCCATACGGAAGCGGGCTGCGACCTGACGGCGATGGCCGGGCTGACCCCGGCATCCGTGATCTGCGAGATCGTCAAGGACGACGGCACGATGGCGCGCCTGCCCGACCTGCTGGAGTTCGGCAAGGAACACAACCTGAAGATCGGCACGATTGCCGACCTGATCCACTACCGCAGCCAGAAGGAATGCATGGTCGAGCGCGTGGCCGAGCGTACCGTGCAGACGGCCTACGGCGAACTCCGCATGATCGCCTGGCGCGACACGCCGAGCGGCTCGGCCCACCTGGCGCTGGTGCATGGCGAAGTGGACCCGGTGCGCGAGTCGCTGGTGCGCGTGCACCAGCCCGTGTCCATCCTGGATCTGCTCGAAACCGGCTCCACGACCCATTCGTGGAACGTGGCGGCCTCGCTGAAAGCCATCAAGGCCGCCGACCATGGCGTCATGGTGCTGCTCAACTGCGGCGAGACGGCGGATCAGCTGTTTGGCCAGCTCGAGGCGCTGAACAAGCCGGAAACGAAGCCCCAAGGCCGCGCCGCCAGCATGGACCTGCGCAGCTACGGTATCGGCGCGCAGATTCTGCGTGCGCTGGGCGTGCGCCGCATGAAACTGCTGGCCAGCCCGCGCAAGATGCCGTCGATGACGGGCTTCGACCTGGAAGTGACGGGCTATCTGGCCAAACCGGAAGCGTGA
- the ribH gene encoding 6,7-dimethyl-8-ribityllumazine synthase: MTVGSYETNLNGEGLRIGIVQARFNEDVCHGLLSACLAELKHLGVADEDVLHVTVPGALEIPLVLQKMAESGQFDALVALGAVIRGETYHFELVSNESGAGITRVGLDYSIPIANAVLTTENDEQAEVRMATKGADAARVAVEMANLAIALEELHQDSGEEE; this comes from the coding sequence ATGACCGTAGGAAGCTACGAAACCAATCTGAACGGCGAAGGCCTGCGCATCGGCATCGTCCAGGCACGGTTCAACGAAGACGTCTGCCATGGCCTGCTGTCGGCCTGCCTGGCCGAGCTGAAGCATCTGGGCGTGGCGGACGAGGACGTGCTGCATGTGACGGTACCGGGCGCGCTGGAAATTCCGCTGGTGCTGCAGAAGATGGCCGAATCCGGCCAGTTCGACGCACTGGTGGCGCTGGGCGCCGTCATCCGTGGCGAAACATACCATTTCGAGCTGGTCTCGAACGAATCGGGCGCCGGCATCACGCGCGTCGGCCTCGATTACAGCATCCCCATCGCCAATGCCGTGCTGACGACGGAAAACGACGAGCAGGCGGAAGTGCGGATGGCAACCAAGGGCGCCGATGCGGCCCGCGTCGCGGTCGAGATGGCGAATCTGGCGATCGCGCTGGAAGAGCTGCATCAGGACAGCGGCGAAGAAGAGTAA
- the nusB gene encoding transcription antitermination factor NusB — protein MNEKSLHANPSKNRTPRHRAREFALQGLYQWLLNNEDAKTVVNNIRAAHGFDKADGEYFAALLYGAIEQSVELRAAFAPLVDRGIGELSPIEHGVLLLGAYELKNQLDIPYRVVINEAVELTKSFGGIDGHKYVNGVLDKLAPRLRADEVAADKKR, from the coding sequence ATGAACGAAAAATCCTTGCACGCCAACCCCAGCAAGAACCGCACGCCGCGTCACCGCGCGCGCGAGTTCGCGCTGCAGGGCCTGTACCAGTGGCTGCTGAACAACGAGGACGCGAAAACCGTCGTCAACAACATCCGTGCCGCGCACGGCTTCGACAAGGCCGACGGCGAATACTTCGCCGCGCTGCTGTACGGCGCCATCGAGCAGTCCGTCGAGCTGCGCGCGGCGTTCGCCCCGCTGGTCGACCGCGGCATCGGCGAACTGTCGCCGATCGAGCATGGCGTGCTGCTGCTGGGGGCCTATGAGTTGAAGAACCAGCTGGACATTCCTTACCGTGTCGTCATCAACGAGGCGGTGGAGCTGACGAAGTCGTTTGGCGGGATCGATGGCCACAAGTACGTCAACGGCGTGCTGGACAAGCTGGCGCCACGGCTGCGTGCCGATGAGGTCGCGGCCGACAAGAAGCGCTGA
- a CDS encoding ISL3 family transposase produces the protein MSSLPFWEGHIVRSVEDLEDGALLIILDTCPASEPQCGACRRPCSLVHERRRRKVRDRDCLDRRVWLDLPIRRLDCHHCNARVTEHISWLDRRARITHRVRVWVEALAQLLPIAHVARLTGLHWHTIKDIDHQRLQRLHGDFSANDVRRLVMDEFALHKGHRYATVALDAERMKVLWVGEGNSREAIRPFFEKLGPEGCQRVEAVAMDMNSAMDLEVRAQCPNAEVVYDLFHVVTRFGREVVDRVRVDQANTLRAEPKARQVIKRSRWLLLRNRDNLKSEQAIKLEELLAANKPLSTVYLLKTELKEIWYAPTVREGARRWKSWLRLALDSQIAPLIQFAKRLAKYRRGILASAIYPMSSSTLEGVNNRIKVIKRMAYGFRDSAYFFLKIKDAFPGKVR, from the coding sequence ATGTCGTCTCTCCCGTTTTGGGAAGGCCATATTGTTCGTTCCGTCGAAGACCTTGAGGACGGGGCCCTGCTGATCATTCTCGATACGTGCCCTGCAAGCGAGCCCCAGTGCGGGGCATGTCGGCGGCCCTGCTCGCTGGTCCATGAGCGGCGCAGACGCAAGGTGCGCGACCGCGACTGCCTGGACAGACGGGTATGGCTTGATTTGCCGATCCGGCGGCTGGACTGCCATCACTGCAATGCCCGCGTCACTGAGCATATCTCGTGGCTTGACCGGCGCGCACGCATCACACATCGTGTTCGCGTGTGGGTTGAGGCCTTGGCGCAGCTACTGCCCATAGCGCATGTGGCTCGGCTGACGGGACTGCACTGGCATACCATCAAGGACATTGATCATCAGCGGCTGCAGCGCTTGCATGGCGACTTCTCGGCGAACGATGTTCGGCGCCTGGTCATGGACGAATTCGCCTTGCACAAGGGCCATCGCTATGCCACCGTCGCACTCGATGCCGAACGCATGAAAGTGCTATGGGTCGGGGAAGGCAACAGCCGGGAAGCAATACGGCCGTTCTTCGAGAAGCTAGGGCCCGAAGGCTGCCAGCGGGTTGAAGCCGTCGCGATGGATATGAATAGCGCTATGGATCTCGAGGTGCGGGCGCAATGCCCGAATGCCGAGGTGGTCTACGACTTGTTTCATGTTGTGACGCGCTTTGGCCGGGAAGTCGTTGATCGAGTCCGGGTCGATCAGGCCAATACGCTGCGGGCAGAGCCTAAGGCCCGACAGGTCATCAAACGCAGTCGCTGGCTTTTGCTGCGTAACCGTGACAACCTCAAAAGTGAACAGGCGATCAAGCTCGAAGAACTGCTTGCTGCCAATAAGCCATTGTCAACGGTCTATCTGCTGAAGACCGAGCTGAAGGAAATCTGGTACGCGCCAACAGTCAGGGAAGGTGCCCGCCGCTGGAAATCCTGGCTGAGGCTTGCCCTGGACAGCCAGATCGCCCCCTTGATCCAATTTGCCAAACGCCTGGCTAAATACCGACGGGGCATCCTCGCTTCAGCCATCTACCCGATGAGTTCATCTACCCTCGAAGGCGTCAACAACCGCATCAAAGTGATCAAGCGTATGGCCTATGGGTTCCGCGACTCCGCGTACTTCTTCCTGAAAATCAAGGACGCGTTCCCCGGTAAAGTGCGATGA
- a CDS encoding lytic transglycosylase domain-containing protein, producing MINRFTGLAPAARLLAIGPAARLGAQRITLRSVFTTAQHALTIFGVTAIVTLAVLYARPDLARALSQSFVQEPVATMPPAVVSAPPLHELMEAPAVQTVADNKALSAADEKALLGTRKQQQWVTDWLSKRYRVAGDAANMLVSTAYITAREIKIDPLLILAVMAIESRFNPFAESPVGAQGLMQVMSKVHHDKFQELGGVQAALNPVANIRVGSLILKDYVTRGGSVEAGLKSYVGAGAFETDDGYGSRVLAEYNRLKQVSAGKKVPTFTRPAAPAAPVTVTASAKPVAEPEPPKPEAPVEPELAGL from the coding sequence ATGATAAATCGCTTTACTGGGCTGGCTCCGGCCGCCCGCCTGCTGGCCATCGGGCCGGCAGCGCGCCTCGGCGCGCAACGTATCACCTTACGTAGTGTCTTCACCACCGCGCAGCACGCGTTGACCATCTTCGGTGTCACCGCCATCGTCACGCTCGCAGTGCTGTATGCGCGTCCGGACCTGGCACGTGCCCTGTCGCAATCGTTCGTGCAGGAACCTGTTGCCACGATGCCTCCCGCCGTCGTCAGCGCCCCGCCGCTGCACGAACTGATGGAAGCGCCGGCCGTCCAGACCGTTGCCGACAACAAGGCACTGTCCGCCGCCGACGAAAAAGCCCTGCTGGGCACCCGCAAGCAGCAGCAATGGGTTACCGACTGGCTGTCCAAGCGCTACCGCGTGGCCGGCGACGCGGCCAATATGCTGGTCTCCACGGCCTATATCACGGCCCGCGAAATCAAGATCGATCCGCTGCTGATCCTGGCCGTCATGGCGATCGAGTCGCGCTTCAACCCGTTCGCGGAAAGCCCGGTCGGCGCGCAGGGCCTGATGCAGGTCATGTCCAAGGTGCACCACGACAAGTTCCAGGAACTGGGCGGCGTCCAGGCGGCCCTGAACCCGGTGGCGAACATCCGTGTCGGCTCGCTGATCCTGAAGGATTACGTGACGCGCGGCGGTTCCGTCGAAGCAGGCCTGAAAAGCTACGTTGGCGCCGGCGCCTTCGAAACGGACGACGGCTACGGCAGCCGCGTGCTGGCCGAATACAACCGCCTGAAACAGGTCTCGGCCGGCAAGAAAGTGCCGACCTTCACGCGACCGGCCGCGCCGGCCGCGCCAGTGACCGTTACGGCCAGCGCCAAGCCCGTGGCGGAACCGGAACCGCCGAAGCCGGAAGCGCCGGTGGAGCCGGAGCTGGCTGGCCTGTAA
- the ubiD gene encoding 4-hydroxy-3-polyprenylbenzoate decarboxylase has translation MKYSDLRDFIAQLQEIGELKPISMTVSPHLEMTEVSDRVLRAGGPALLFQKPTGYDIPVLANLFGTTRRVALGMGAEDVSELRRIGHVLARLKEPEPPKGFKDIMDMGSLVKAVWDMAPKEQRSAPCQEIVWEGNDVDLGRLPIQHCWPGDVAPLITWGLVITKGPNKKRQNLGIYRQQVLGHNKVIMRWLAHRGGALDFREHCIKNPGQPYPIAVALGADPATILGAVTPVPDSLSEYQFAGLLRGSRTELVKAIGSELRVPASAEIVLEGHIYPDENHPSGYEHALEGPYGDHTGYYNEQDSFPVFTIDRITMRRDPIYHSTYTGKPPDEPAVLGLALNEVFVPLLQKQFSEITDFYLPPEGCSYRMAVVQIRKQYAGHAKRVMFGVWSFLRQFMYTKFIVVVDEDVNIRDWKEVIWAITTRVDPTRDTTLVDHTPIDYLDFASPVSGLGSKMGIDATNKWPGETSREWGTTIQMTPEVKAKVDTIWQQLGL, from the coding sequence ATGAAATATTCTGATTTAAGGGATTTCATTGCCCAGTTGCAAGAAATAGGCGAATTAAAGCCGATTTCCATGACAGTTTCACCACATTTGGAGATGACGGAGGTCAGTGACCGGGTGTTGCGGGCCGGCGGACCGGCTCTGCTGTTCCAGAAACCGACGGGTTACGACATCCCGGTGCTGGCCAACCTGTTCGGTACGACGCGCCGCGTGGCGCTGGGGATGGGCGCCGAAGACGTCAGCGAACTGCGCCGTATCGGCCACGTGCTGGCGCGGCTGAAAGAGCCCGAGCCGCCCAAGGGCTTCAAGGACATCATGGACATGGGCTCGCTGGTGAAGGCGGTCTGGGACATGGCGCCGAAGGAGCAGCGCAGCGCGCCGTGCCAGGAGATAGTCTGGGAAGGCAACGACGTCGACCTGGGCCGCCTGCCGATCCAGCACTGCTGGCCGGGCGACGTGGCGCCGCTGATCACGTGGGGCCTTGTCATTACGAAAGGGCCGAACAAGAAGCGCCAGAACCTTGGTATCTACCGCCAGCAGGTGCTGGGACACAATAAAGTCATCATGCGCTGGCTGGCGCACCGGGGCGGGGCGCTCGATTTCCGCGAACACTGCATCAAGAATCCCGGGCAGCCCTATCCGATCGCCGTGGCGCTGGGCGCGGACCCGGCCACGATCCTGGGCGCAGTGACGCCGGTGCCGGACAGCCTGTCGGAATACCAGTTTGCCGGTCTGCTGCGCGGCAGCCGCACCGAGCTGGTCAAGGCCATCGGCAGCGAACTGCGCGTGCCCGCTTCGGCCGAGATCGTGCTGGAAGGGCATATCTATCCGGACGAGAACCACCCGTCCGGCTACGAACACGCGCTGGAAGGGCCCTACGGCGACCATACCGGTTATTACAACGAGCAGGACTCGTTCCCCGTGTTCACGATCGACCGCATCACGATGCGGCGCGACCCCATCTATCACTCCACGTACACGGGCAAGCCGCCGGACGAGCCTGCCGTGCTGGGCCTGGCACTCAACGAGGTGTTCGTGCCGCTGCTGCAAAAGCAGTTCAGTGAGATCACCGATTTTTACCTGCCGCCGGAAGGGTGCAGCTACCGGATGGCCGTCGTGCAGATCCGCAAACAATATGCCGGTCATGCGAAGCGCGTGATGTTCGGCGTGTGGAGCTTCCTGCGCCAGTTCATGTATACGAAGTTCATCGTTGTCGTCGACGAGGACGTCAATATCCGCGACTGGAAGGAAGTCATCTGGGCCATCACGACGCGGGTCGACCCGACGCGCGATACGACCCTGGTCGACCACACGCCGATCGACTACCTGGACTTTGCCTCGCCCGTCAGCGGCCTGGGCAGCAAGATGGGCATCGACGCCACCAATAAATGGCCGGGCGAAACGAGCCGCGAGTGGGGCACGACGATCCAGATGACGCCGGAGGTGAAGGCGAAAGTGGACACCATCTGGCAACAGCTGGGCCTGTAG